The sequence GCATGCGATCACCAATGCCGTTTCAGGCGTGACCGGAGTGAATATTCTGGGCGAACGAAGCGATTATTTATGCCGGGAAAAGGGAATCACGGACAGCCGCGTGTACCTGAAAGATGCCCTCCGGTTTTTGAAGAACATGCAAGTGACGCACGTGTCGATTTCCATTGAGGCAAAAATACCTCCAATAAGCCCCCGAATCGATGAGATGAAGGCAGAATTGTCCGGCCTGTTGGGGATTTCACCGAACGATATTGGTATTACCGCCACAAGCGGCGAAGGCCTGACTCCGTTTGGAAAAGGAGAAGGCATACAGGTAATTGCAGTGGTCACCGTTACGTCTGAGGATTAAATACCCCCGTGGAACACTGGCTTGCGATTTTTCATCAGCAATCGGGAGTGGTGAGCTACATCCTGTTGTTTTTTGTCGGATTTCTGGAAAATGTTTTTCCTCCCGTTCCCGGCGACACCGTGATTGTGTTG comes from Calditrichota bacterium and encodes:
- a CDS encoding 2-C-methyl-D-erythritol 2,4-cyclodiphosphate synthase; amino-acid sequence: MSIRVGLGQDSHRFDRENPEKKLVLGGIVFEGFPGLKGNSDADVVLHAITNAVSGVTGVNILGERSDYLCREKGITDSRVYLKDALRFLKNMQVTHVSISIEAKIPPISPRIDEMKAELSGLLGISPNDIGITATSGEGLTPFGKGEGIQVIAVVTVTSED